The Helianthus annuus cultivar XRQ/B chromosome 16, HanXRQr2.0-SUNRISE, whole genome shotgun sequence genome includes a window with the following:
- the LOC110915860 gene encoding protein unc-50 homolog yields MLPTSSKGRMPTRTNPIFPQYLRRIIKWQQMDIEYTFWQMLHLCTSPKVVYQHTKYHKQTKNQWARDDPAFVVICILLLAVSAVAYSAAYDHSVGHAVYVVLSVTSVHFLLMGAVLATICWFLTNTYLREETSNSHVVEQRVEWLYAFDVHCNSFFPLFIVLYVIHFFISPLLVAHGFVPLLLSNLIFMAAVSYYHYLNFLGYEVLPFLEKTAFFLYPIGIVIIFTPILILSGFNPSRYLMNIYFSQ; encoded by the exons atgTTGCCGACTTCATCGAAAGGGCGAATGCCCACTCGCACCAACCCCATTTTCCCTCAGTACCTCCGTAGAATAATCAAG TGGCAACAAATGGACATTGAATACACTTTCTGGCAAATGCTTCATTTATGTACCTCCCCAAAAGTCGT CTATCAGCACACCAAGTACCATAAGC AAACCAAAAATCAGTGGGCACGTGATGATCCTGCTTTTGTTGTAATTTGCATTCTTCTTTTGGCGGTTTCAGCTGTGGCATATTCTGCTGC GTATGATCATAGCGTTGGGCATGCTGTTTATGTGGTTTTATCAGTGACAAGTGTTCATTTTCTTTTAATGGGAGCTGTTTTGGCTACTATTTGCTG gTTTTTGACAAATACGTATCTTCGGGAAGAAACCTCAAACAGTCACGTGGTTGAGCAACGGGTTGAATG GTTATATGCATTTGATGTGCACTGCAACTCCTTTTTCCCGTTGTTTATTGTGCTGTATG TGATACATTTTTTCATATCACCTCTTCTGGTGGCACACGGTTTTGTTCCCCTTCTGCTGTCGAATCTGATTTTTATGGCTGCCGTATCGTATTATCACTACCTCAACTTTTTGGGTTATGAAG TGCTTCCATTTTTAGAGAAGACTGCTTTCTTCTTATACCCAATCGGCATTGTGATCATATTTACGCCCATTT TGATCTTAAGTGGGTTTAATCCTTCAAGATACTTGATGAACATTTACTTTAGTCAGTAG